Proteins co-encoded in one Nicotiana sylvestris chromosome 7, ASM39365v2, whole genome shotgun sequence genomic window:
- the LOC138873360 gene encoding serine/threonine-protein kinase STY46-like, whose translation MVMEDNESCGSRVVDSAPTNSRQHSKKLEVYNEVLRRFKQSNNVEAQQPAFDDELWAHFSRLPTRFLQFLMEAQQILFHLALQTRELAEVSFLYLPLVLRLIWKHLLLKLTNLKFKMGMLLLLVEICYGPCMKITFLTDDKPKLLSQLTSLLSELGLNIQEAHVFSTVDGYSLDVFVVDGWPYEEVEQLWSSSSSFHLKPQRAPSPHNPLRTAQRPTAAFLLVEQPISLVRRSVTTLVVHPNHPSMTLPTTPAIDEQQCCCSFFDSAAASSRDAQ comes from the coding sequence ATGGTGATGGAGGATAACGAAAGTTGTGGTAGTAGAGTGGTGGATTCAGCGCCGACGAACAGTCGTCAACACAGTAAAAAATTAGAGGTTTACAATGAGGTTCTTCGCCGGTTTAAACAATCCAACAACGTTGAGGCTCAACAGCCTGCTTTCGACGATGAGCTTTGGGCTCACTTCAGTCGCCTTCCTACTAGGTTCCTCCAGTTCCTGATGGAAGCTCAACAGATTCTGTTCCATTTAGCTCTGCAAACAAGGGAATTAGCCGAAGTGTCCTTCCTCTACCTGCCTTTGGTTCTTCGCCTAATTTGGAAGCACTTGCTCTTGAAGCTAACAAATCTAAAGTTCAAGATGGGGATGCTACTGTTACTTGTGGAAATTTGCTACGGCCCATGCATGAAAATTACGTTTTTAACCGATGACAAGCCGAAGCTCCTCAGTCAGTTAACTTCATTGCTATCTGAGCTTGGTCTAAACATTCAGGAAGCACATGTATTTTCCACTGTTGATGGATACTCCCTCGATGTTTTCGTTGTTGATGGTTGGCCATATGAGGAAGTTGAGCAGCTCTGGTCATCTTCTTCCTCGTTCCACCTGAAACCCCAGCGAGCTCCATCTCCGCACAACCCCCTACGGACTGCCCAACGCCCCACTGCTGCGTTCCTGCTCGTCGAGCAACCTATCTCACTCGTGCGTCGATCAGTCACGACCCTCGTCGTCCATCCAAACCACCCGTCTATGACACTGCCAACGACCcccgccattgacgagcagcaGTGCTGCTGCAGCTTCTTCGACAGTGCTGCTGCTTCATCTCGCGACGCACAGTAG